A portion of the Chlamydia avium 10DC88 genome contains these proteins:
- a CDS encoding anti-sigma factor antagonist encodes MNNIQKEEHGTTTVFHLQGKLDGIFSPEVQESISQSLSKGTKNIVINCTNLDYMSSAGIRMLLQSYHQVGKNSGKIVLTSVPKTIEQTLYVTGFLSYFKMFDSVQEALQTLSKDED; translated from the coding sequence ATGAATAACATTCAAAAAGAAGAACACGGAACCACGACTGTCTTTCATCTTCAGGGAAAACTCGATGGGATCTTCTCTCCAGAAGTACAGGAAAGCATCTCACAATCTCTATCCAAAGGAACAAAAAACATCGTCATCAACTGCACAAACTTAGATTACATGTCTAGTGCAGGAATTCGTATGCTACTACAAAGCTATCATCAAGTAGGGAAAAACTCTGGGAAAATTGTTCTCACCTCAGTTCCAAAAACAATAGAACAAACTCTATATGTCACAGGATTCCTCTCCTATTTTAAAATGTTTGATAGTGTACAAGAAGCATTACAAACACTATCTAAAGACGAAGATTGA
- a CDS encoding hemolysin family protein translates to MLYYLLAICVLILLFSLTLSQKSSAEKSLECKTTESNHKNFFVHSPIPSQILSAVLLCIYGILGTIIHTSTPQIQKFTILFWIVYILAAPLAYNLLPYVVQLPKKIHSSLRTLAHLLQIPCFLLHCMPQKKSSAKVYTAHIKNPLSHSLQSFDKLIVREIMIPKVDIFALQEDTPIRNAVPAIIEEGYSRIPLYKKNIDNITGILLVKDLLTMDSLSMQSSRPIASVAKPPLYTPEIKKVSSLLQDFRQKHRHLAIVVNEYGITEGIVSMEDIIEEIFGEIFDEYDVQEDLPYKKIGNSWIVDGRMNVSDAEEHFNLKIDHENSYDTLGGHVFHKVGAVPKKGMKIHHENFDIEIITCSERSVGKLKITPRKKRASSY, encoded by the coding sequence ATGCTGTATTATTTATTAGCAATCTGCGTTCTTATTCTTCTCTTTTCCTTAACTCTTTCTCAAAAATCCTCCGCAGAAAAATCTCTTGAATGCAAAACTACAGAAAGCAATCATAAGAACTTTTTCGTACATTCCCCTATTCCCTCCCAAATCCTATCTGCCGTATTGCTCTGTATTTACGGTATCCTAGGCACCATCATACATACCTCTACACCACAAATACAAAAATTCACCATACTCTTTTGGATTGTCTATATACTCGCAGCACCACTCGCTTACAATCTCTTACCTTATGTAGTTCAACTACCTAAGAAAATACATTCCTCCTTACGCACACTAGCACATCTTCTGCAAATCCCTTGTTTTCTCCTTCACTGCATGCCACAAAAAAAATCCTCTGCAAAAGTCTACACAGCCCATATAAAGAACCCACTATCTCACAGTCTACAATCCTTTGATAAACTCATCGTTCGAGAAATCATGATTCCTAAAGTAGACATTTTTGCTCTTCAAGAAGATACCCCTATTCGTAACGCTGTCCCCGCAATTATAGAAGAAGGCTATAGTCGTATTCCCTTATACAAGAAAAATATCGATAATATTACTGGAATTCTATTAGTAAAAGATCTACTCACCATGGATTCTCTGTCCATGCAGTCTTCTCGACCCATAGCCTCTGTAGCTAAACCTCCCCTCTATACTCCAGAAATCAAAAAAGTCTCTTCTCTCCTACAAGATTTTCGTCAAAAACATCGCCACCTCGCAATTGTAGTTAACGAGTATGGTATTACCGAAGGAATCGTCAGCATGGAAGATATCATTGAAGAAATCTTTGGTGAAATCTTTGATGAATATGATGTACAAGAAGATCTCCCCTATAAAAAAATAGGAAATTCATGGATCGTAGATGGCCGCATGAATGTCTCGGATGCTGAAGAACATTTCAACCTAAAAATCGATCATGAAAATAGCTACGATACTTTAGGAGGCCACGTATTCCATAAAGTAGGAGCTGTTCCTAAAAAAGGAATGAAAATTCATCACGAGAATTTTGATATCGAAATCATTACCTGCTCAGAACGTAGTGTTGGGAAACTCAAAATCACCCCAAGAAAAAAGAGAGCTTCATCTTACTAA
- the ybeY gene encoding rRNA maturation RNase YbeY encodes MTALKKSLTKVYAYNRQKDVSICLRSVKKLVICCLQYWGITTDQVFIYFLEDEDLAHLHNEVFADPSLTDTITLPLDSPQSQATPHILGEAFISPKAAQRFLKHRANDPEALHEEISRYIIHSLLHMIGYDDQTPEERKKMRVKENQALCMLREKQALLIN; translated from the coding sequence ATGACAGCTTTGAAAAAATCTCTTACAAAGGTTTATGCTTATAATAGACAAAAAGATGTGTCTATTTGTTTGCGTTCTGTAAAAAAGTTAGTTATTTGTTGTCTACAATACTGGGGGATTACCACCGATCAGGTATTTATTTATTTCTTAGAAGATGAGGATTTGGCTCATCTTCACAATGAAGTATTTGCAGACCCCTCACTAACAGATACAATTACCTTACCTCTTGATTCCCCACAATCACAAGCTACCCCCCATATCCTAGGAGAAGCTTTTATCAGCCCAAAAGCTGCTCAACGCTTTTTAAAACATCGTGCAAATGATCCCGAAGCATTACATGAAGAAATCTCTCGCTACATCATTCACTCCCTATTACATATGATAGGATACGATGATCAAACTCCTGAGGAACGTAAAAAAATGAGAGTTAAAGAAAATCAAGCCTTATGTATGTTAAGAGAAAAACAAGCTCTCTTAATAAATTAA
- a CDS encoding small basic protein gives MSRHRSYGKSIKGDTKRNVLKRFERIEVLRKLGRWNDATAKKVTGLPKTPVVK, from the coding sequence ATGTCTCGACATCGTAGTTACGGTAAATCCATTAAAGGAGATACCAAAAGAAATGTTCTTAAGCGTTTTGAAAGAATAGAAGTTCTTCGCAAATTAGGTCGATGGAACGATGCTACAGCAAAAAAAGTCACAGGCCTACCAAAAACTCCTGTGGTTAAATAA
- a CDS encoding DUF502 domain-containing protein: MKKYFITGLVILLPLAITLAIVGMIINFLTQPFVGLVSDFFERISFYSKHKALLKIVLQIILLFGLFFATVLLGFLARLMIFKSLLSIYDKILHRIPIIKTVYKAAQQVMTTIFGSQSRSFKQVVLVPFPNPQVHCIGLVAGDAPYISSDDPENPMITVFIPTTPNPTSGFLTLFKKSDITLLDMKIEDAFKYVISCGVLTTSSSTSSSSITETLGSKP; this comes from the coding sequence ATGAAAAAGTATTTTATCACAGGACTAGTCATCCTCCTACCCTTAGCAATTACCCTCGCTATTGTCGGAATGATTATCAATTTCCTCACCCAACCTTTTGTAGGACTGGTTTCAGATTTTTTTGAGCGTATTAGCTTTTACTCTAAACACAAAGCCTTATTAAAAATAGTTCTGCAAATCATCCTGCTCTTCGGACTATTCTTCGCAACAGTCCTTCTAGGATTCCTCGCTCGACTAATGATCTTTAAATCCTTACTCTCCATCTACGATAAAATACTCCACCGCATTCCCATAATAAAAACAGTATATAAAGCTGCTCAACAAGTTATGACAACAATCTTCGGATCACAGTCTCGCTCCTTTAAACAAGTTGTCCTTGTCCCCTTCCCTAATCCACAAGTGCATTGCATAGGCCTAGTTGCTGGAGACGCCCCCTATATCAGTTCTGATGATCCCGAAAACCCTATGATTACCGTCTTCATACCTACAACCCCTAATCCTACTTCAGGGTTTCTCACACTATTTAAAAAATCTGATATTACTCTCCTAGACATGAAAATCGAAGACGCATTCAAATACGTGATCTCGTGTGGAGTATTAACCACAAGTTCTTCTACTTCCTCCTCATCTATCACCGAGACCCTTGGCAGTAAACCTTAG
- a CDS encoding DNA-3-methyladenine glycosylase encodes MLPKSFFLNKDVLFIAKQLLGHLLVTKIAGETTSGFITETEAYRGPDDKACHAYNYKKTPRNAAMYCAGGVAYLYRCYGIHTLFNIVTGEKNLPHAILIRAILPYEGTDIMIQRRQWKNKPLHLLTNGPGKVCQALSLTLNHNAHSITSPSIYISKRKITGTILQTPRIGIDYAQEYRDLPWRFVLQNLEK; translated from the coding sequence ATGCTCCCTAAAAGTTTTTTCCTAAACAAAGATGTACTATTCATAGCAAAGCAACTCCTCGGCCACCTTCTCGTTACTAAAATAGCAGGAGAAACTACTTCAGGATTCATTACAGAAACTGAAGCATACCGTGGCCCTGATGACAAAGCATGTCACGCCTATAATTACAAAAAAACACCGAGAAATGCAGCCATGTATTGTGCCGGAGGTGTTGCCTACCTCTACCGCTGTTATGGAATACATACTCTGTTTAACATTGTTACAGGGGAAAAAAATCTCCCCCACGCCATACTGATTCGCGCAATTCTCCCCTACGAAGGAACTGACATCATGATCCAAAGAAGACAATGGAAAAATAAACCCCTTCATCTTCTTACTAATGGCCCAGGGAAAGTATGCCAAGCACTCAGCCTAACTCTGAACCATAATGCCCATTCGATTACATCCCCATCAATTTACATAAGCAAAAGAAAAATAACAGGAACTATCCTACAAACTCCCCGCATAGGAATTGATTATGCTCAAGAATACCGAGATCTCCCTTGGAGATTTGTCCTACAAAATCTAGAAAAATAG
- the dnaK gene encoding molecular chaperone DnaK: MSEQKKSSKIIGIDLGTTNSCVSVMEGGQAKVITSSEGTRTTPSIVAFKGNEKLVGIPAKRQAITNPERTLASTKRFIGRKYSEVESEIKTVPYKVTSGKQGDAVFDVDGHLYTPEEIGAQVLIKMKETAEAYLGETVSEAVITVPAYFNDAQRASTKDAGRIAGLEVKRIIPEPTAAALAYGIDKLGDKKIAVFDLGGGTFDISILEIGDGVFEVLSTNGDTHLGGDDFDNVIMKWMISEFQKQEGIDLSKDNMALQRLKDAAEKAKIELSGMSSTEINQPFITMDSSGPKHLALTLTRAQFEKLAAELIERTKAPCIKALQDAKLSASDIDDVLLVGGMSRMPAVQAIVKEIFGKEPNKSVNPDEVVAIGAAIQGGVLGGEVKDVLLLDVIPLSLGIETLGGVMTPLVERNTTIPTQKKQIFSTATDNQPAVTIVVLQGERPMAKDNKEIGRFDLTDIPPAPRGHPQIEVTFDIDANGILHVSAKDAASGREQKIRIEASSGLKEDEIQRMIRDAEIHKDEDKKRREASDVKNEADSMIFRAEKAITDYKDKIPESLTQEIQERIEKVRTALKEDAPIEQIKAASEELSRHMQKIGEAMQAQSASANPQGGPNINTEDLKKHSFSTRPPAGGTSTSSNNNDNIEEADVEIVDKPNN, from the coding sequence ATGAGCGAACAAAAAAAATCTAGTAAAATTATTGGTATTGACCTAGGAACAACCAATTCCTGCGTATCCGTAATGGAAGGAGGACAAGCCAAGGTCATTACATCCTCAGAAGGAACAAGAACAACGCCTTCTATCGTCGCCTTCAAAGGAAACGAAAAATTAGTAGGAATCCCTGCAAAACGCCAGGCGATAACCAATCCTGAAAGAACATTAGCATCCACAAAACGTTTCATCGGAAGAAAATACTCAGAAGTAGAGTCTGAAATCAAAACCGTTCCTTATAAAGTAACTTCAGGAAAACAAGGAGACGCTGTATTTGACGTCGATGGGCACCTCTACACTCCAGAAGAAATTGGAGCACAAGTGCTTATTAAAATGAAAGAAACTGCTGAAGCCTACTTAGGAGAAACTGTTTCTGAAGCAGTAATTACTGTACCAGCATATTTTAATGATGCACAAAGAGCTTCTACAAAAGATGCAGGACGTATTGCTGGACTAGAAGTCAAACGAATTATTCCTGAACCCACAGCAGCTGCTCTTGCTTACGGAATCGACAAATTAGGAGATAAAAAAATCGCAGTGTTCGATTTGGGAGGAGGAACTTTCGATATCTCTATTTTAGAAATCGGAGACGGTGTCTTCGAAGTCTTATCCACCAACGGAGATACTCACCTTGGAGGAGATGATTTCGACAATGTCATCATGAAGTGGATGATCTCAGAGTTCCAAAAACAAGAAGGCATTGACCTCAGTAAAGATAATATGGCACTCCAAAGACTTAAAGATGCCGCAGAAAAAGCAAAAATTGAGCTCTCCGGTATGTCCTCAACTGAAATCAATCAGCCCTTCATTACAATGGACTCTAGTGGGCCTAAACATCTCGCTCTAACACTAACACGAGCACAATTCGAAAAACTTGCAGCTGAACTCATCGAACGCACAAAAGCTCCATGTATCAAAGCTTTACAAGATGCAAAACTTTCTGCAAGTGACATTGATGATGTTTTACTCGTCGGTGGTATGTCAAGAATGCCCGCTGTTCAAGCAATTGTAAAAGAAATTTTCGGAAAAGAACCTAACAAAAGTGTCAATCCCGATGAAGTCGTAGCTATCGGAGCAGCAATTCAAGGTGGAGTTCTTGGTGGAGAAGTCAAAGATGTTCTACTTCTAGATGTTATTCCCTTATCCCTAGGTATTGAAACTCTTGGAGGAGTTATGACCCCTCTTGTAGAGAGAAACACAACCATACCTACACAGAAAAAACAAATTTTCTCCACAGCGACAGACAACCAACCTGCAGTAACTATTGTTGTTCTACAGGGAGAACGTCCAATGGCAAAAGACAACAAAGAAATCGGAAGATTCGATCTTACTGATATTCCTCCGGCACCTCGAGGCCACCCACAAATTGAAGTCACCTTTGATATTGATGCCAATGGTATTCTTCATGTATCTGCAAAAGATGCAGCAAGTGGTCGTGAACAAAAAATCCGTATTGAAGCCAGTTCAGGATTAAAAGAAGATGAAATTCAAAGAATGATCCGAGATGCTGAAATCCACAAGGATGAAGATAAAAAACGACGAGAAGCTTCTGATGTAAAAAATGAAGCCGATAGTATGATCTTCAGAGCTGAAAAAGCAATAACAGACTATAAAGATAAAATCCCAGAATCCTTAACTCAGGAAATTCAAGAACGTATAGAAAAAGTGCGTACAGCTCTAAAAGAAGATGCCCCTATTGAACAAATCAAAGCAGCTTCTGAAGAACTCAGCCGACATATGCAAAAAATCGGAGAAGCTATGCAAGCTCAATCAGCATCGGCAAATCCTCAAGGAGGACCAAACATCAATACCGAAGACTTGAAAAAACATAGCTTCAGTACAAGACCTCCTGCAGGAGGAACCTCTACATCTTCTAACAACAATGACAACATTGAAGAAGCCGATGTAGAAATCGTAGATAAACCTAACAATTAA
- a CDS encoding nucleotide exchange factor GrpE: MTDTSSNNEEHNPSASTTSDNEIQDLQQEIAALKMELKEKNDKYLMVLAESENARKRMQKERQEMMQYAVENALLDFLVPMENMGKALEFTSQMSDEVKNWALGFNMILQQFKQVFEDKGIVEYSSLGQKFNPFLHEAVETEETTEIPEGTIIEEFAKGYKIEDRPIRVAKVKVAKAPSIKNTEEIEK, from the coding sequence ATGACAGACACCTCAAGCAACAATGAGGAGCACAATCCATCCGCTTCTACAACATCTGACAATGAAATCCAAGATCTGCAGCAAGAAATCGCAGCATTGAAAATGGAATTAAAAGAAAAAAATGATAAATACTTAATGGTCCTTGCTGAATCAGAAAATGCACGTAAACGCATGCAAAAAGAGCGTCAAGAAATGATGCAATATGCCGTAGAAAATGCTCTTTTAGATTTTCTGGTCCCTATGGAAAACATGGGCAAGGCATTAGAATTTACCTCACAAATGTCTGATGAAGTTAAAAATTGGGCACTAGGATTCAACATGATTTTGCAACAATTCAAACAAGTCTTTGAAGACAAGGGAATTGTTGAATATTCTTCCCTAGGCCAAAAATTCAATCCGTTCCTACATGAAGCAGTAGAAACAGAAGAAACCACTGAAATTCCTGAAGGAACTATCATAGAAGAATTTGCAAAAGGTTATAAAATTGAAGATCGACCCATTCGAGTGGCCAAAGTTAAGGTAGCCAAAGCCCCCTCTATTAAAAACACAGAGGAAATAGAAAAATAA
- the hrcA gene encoding heat-inducible transcriptional repressor HrcA encodes MSKPQVSKRDSKILYILLTATELYLKTGQPVGSKTFKEYERSNLSTATIRNYFSKLEAEGFLKKNHISGGRIPTDLAFRYYVDHCANCCPEELPESITHLLNQLPEESRNIVKDLQKASELLGEALQLPICFSSPRFENDAVTNVQLTQVDEQRVVVILSTEFGQVFTDTLWLPEAITSTSLKRIEDFLQKYIKKLPLPTEAISQKEEGLGMILYNEIVIRYLTHHCNFSEEDLYQTGLSKLLQYESFKDPDMLALGLSFFENRRHMSKLLDIGMHRDRPTAFIGSELSNIFGTPNPQCTVITTPYYMNRTPLGAFGVLGPMNLPYKEIYNTLLVFADKIKSSLTKSFYKFKLSFRRPCPSDPKLSNDPILLARYSSIQLLPPKETA; translated from the coding sequence ATGTCTAAACCACAGGTATCTAAACGAGATTCTAAGATCCTTTACATACTTTTAACAGCGACAGAATTATATCTGAAAACAGGACAACCAGTAGGGTCAAAGACTTTTAAAGAATACGAGCGTTCCAATTTAAGTACAGCAACTATTCGCAACTATTTCTCAAAATTAGAAGCAGAGGGCTTTTTAAAGAAAAACCATATTTCAGGAGGACGCATCCCCACAGATTTAGCATTTCGTTACTACGTAGATCACTGTGCAAATTGTTGTCCAGAAGAACTACCTGAATCTATTACTCACCTACTCAACCAATTACCCGAAGAAAGTCGTAATATTGTCAAAGATCTCCAAAAAGCTTCCGAACTATTAGGCGAAGCTCTCCAGTTACCCATTTGTTTTTCCTCACCAAGATTCGAAAACGATGCAGTAACCAACGTCCAACTCACCCAAGTCGATGAACAACGCGTCGTCGTCATTCTCTCTACAGAATTTGGACAAGTATTCACCGACACCCTATGGCTACCAGAAGCTATAACCTCCACTTCTTTAAAACGAATCGAAGATTTCCTACAAAAATATATTAAGAAGCTCCCACTACCCACAGAAGCCATCTCTCAAAAAGAAGAAGGCTTGGGAATGATTCTATATAACGAAATTGTCATCCGCTACCTAACACACCACTGTAATTTCAGTGAAGAAGATTTATATCAAACAGGATTATCCAAACTCCTTCAGTATGAATCTTTCAAAGATCCTGATATGCTTGCTCTAGGTCTATCCTTTTTTGAGAATCGTCGTCATATGAGCAAACTTCTAGATATCGGTATGCATAGAGATCGACCCACAGCATTTATAGGAAGCGAACTCTCAAATATCTTCGGAACACCGAATCCCCAATGTACCGTTATCACCACTCCTTACTATATGAATCGTACTCCCCTAGGAGCCTTCGGTGTTCTTGGCCCCATGAACCTTCCCTACAAAGAAATCTACAACACCCTATTAGTATTTGCAGATAAGATCAAATCCAGCCTAACGAAAAGTTTTTATAAATTTAAATTATCTTTTAGAAGACCTTGTCCATCTGATCCCAAACTCTCTAATGATCCCATATTACTGGCAAGATATTCTTCTATCCAATTATTACCCCCTAAGGAGACAGCATGA
- a CDS encoding proline--tRNA ligase, which translates to MRTSQLFYKTSKNTNKEATVLSYELLEKAGYIFKIAKGIYTYTPLLCRVASKMMHIVREELNAIGGQELVLPILHPAEFWQQTGRWEAFRSEGLLYTLVDREDKEFCLAPTHEEIISLFVSQWLSGRKQLPIHLYQITTKFRDEIRPRFGLMRAKEFLMEDSYTFSDSPEQMEEQYALIRQAYQNIFNRLELKYIIVEADGGKIGKGKSEEFHVLCSLGEDTLCVSGNYGANIETAVAHPPQYTYDTTLLPMEEIETPNIRTIEQLTDFFSLPAYKIMKTLVFKCLHQGKESFVAVGIRGDRQVNLTKVRAIFDADECFLASDEEIQQHLGTEKGFVGPLHCPIPFYGDETTRKMTNFICAGNVKDKHYKNVNWLRDIPLPQYADFLLTEAGDGCPENQNAPYEIFSGVEVAHIFNLGTRYTECFDVGFQDEYGKKQICWMGSYGIGIGRTLAACIEQLADDRGIIWPRAIAPFDISVLYNGGDLPAKQEAEKLYEQLLHSGYSPLLDDRNERLGFKLKDSDLIGIPYKLILGKTFHNSGILEIESRSHQKFSLEPRNFLNWCKAHLLNSSS; encoded by the coding sequence ATGAGAACCTCCCAGCTTTTCTATAAGACTTCAAAAAATACAAATAAGGAAGCCACAGTTCTTTCTTATGAGCTTCTAGAAAAAGCGGGATATATTTTCAAAATTGCCAAAGGAATCTATACTTACACACCACTACTTTGTCGTGTAGCGAGCAAAATGATGCATATTGTTCGCGAAGAACTCAACGCTATTGGAGGACAAGAACTTGTCCTCCCCATCCTCCATCCTGCAGAGTTTTGGCAACAAACAGGACGCTGGGAAGCTTTCCGTTCTGAAGGTCTTCTCTATACTCTTGTAGATAGAGAAGATAAAGAATTTTGTCTCGCTCCCACACATGAAGAAATCATCTCCCTATTTGTCTCTCAATGGCTATCAGGAAGAAAACAACTGCCCATCCATTTATATCAAATAACTACGAAATTCCGAGATGAAATCCGTCCACGGTTTGGCTTAATGCGTGCTAAAGAATTCCTCATGGAAGATAGCTACACCTTTTCGGATTCCCCAGAGCAAATGGAAGAGCAGTACGCTCTTATCAGACAAGCTTATCAGAATATCTTCAATAGATTAGAACTTAAATATATTATTGTCGAAGCCGATGGGGGGAAAATTGGTAAAGGAAAATCCGAAGAATTCCATGTTCTTTGCTCTCTGGGTGAGGATACTCTTTGTGTAAGTGGAAACTACGGAGCTAATATCGAAACTGCCGTAGCTCATCCCCCTCAATATACCTATGACACAACGCTTTTACCCATGGAAGAGATAGAGACTCCTAATATACGTACTATTGAACAACTCACAGACTTTTTCTCCTTACCTGCATACAAAATCATGAAAACACTTGTATTCAAATGCTTACATCAAGGAAAAGAATCTTTCGTTGCTGTAGGGATACGCGGAGATCGTCAAGTTAATCTAACGAAAGTACGTGCGATTTTTGATGCTGATGAATGTTTCCTTGCTTCTGATGAAGAAATCCAACAACATCTAGGAACTGAAAAAGGTTTTGTTGGCCCTCTACATTGCCCCATTCCCTTCTATGGCGATGAAACCACACGGAAAATGACCAATTTTATTTGCGCTGGGAATGTAAAGGATAAACATTACAAAAATGTTAATTGGCTCCGGGATATTCCCCTACCCCAATACGCAGATTTTCTCCTTACTGAAGCAGGAGACGGTTGCCCAGAAAACCAAAATGCTCCCTATGAAATCTTCTCAGGTGTCGAGGTTGCACATATTTTTAATCTAGGAACGCGATATACTGAATGTTTCGATGTTGGATTTCAAGATGAGTATGGGAAAAAACAAATCTGTTGGATGGGATCTTACGGCATCGGGATAGGGAGAACCCTAGCAGCGTGCATAGAGCAACTTGCTGATGATCGCGGAATTATTTGGCCTCGAGCCATTGCTCCTTTTGATATCTCTGTTCTTTATAATGGGGGCGACCTACCTGCGAAACAAGAAGCAGAAAAACTCTATGAACAATTGCTTCATTCCGGTTACTCTCCCCTATTAGATGATCGTAATGAGCGTCTTGGCTTTAAATTAAAAGACAGTGATCTTATTGGGATTCCCTACAAACTCATTTTAGGAAAAACATTTCACAACTCGGGAATTTTAGAAATTGAATCTCGATCCCATCAAAAATTTTCTTTAGAACCAAGGAATTTCTTGAATTGGTGCAAAGCTCATCTTCTCAATTCATCTTCCTAA
- a CDS encoding CT392 family protein — MSTIGNTGTSSPNPEDPNLAHSEHFDDESKEQVGSTESGLSVTVAVSRSLVNPAPQEMQAVLVEDTARNVMQHGGAVSGLAPNANSATEAASMLANVEQESESVESFLFINQEYQELLSTILGLENRFDELCLHIEKYRDKQHTSQTRRSTRRGEDSSLVAQYQDVQRRAGDLQVESAYLVSLLSDLHKKFMGSSYDEVCERLGEGGEAILSAISSLGLEYDKDNNDWKISSTGYVPRCHESIRSLCTSIEKYEPSSSQASSETRSPLREIFQQFVELWNSLLEMFARLKQRFIFFILWLMRVVYNRLGNSQSVPTENPYAAAAFTENRGFQSSSSLRSTISGRSDVGDEEQIRRADSSSTSTQSRNEEHTKNRSNKEDKDEKSGEENN, encoded by the coding sequence ATGTCAACAATAGGAAATACTGGAACTAGTTCCCCTAATCCTGAAGATCCCAATTTAGCTCATTCTGAGCATTTTGATGATGAGTCTAAAGAACAGGTTGGATCTACCGAATCTGGTCTAAGTGTTACAGTTGCTGTCTCTAGGAGTTTAGTGAATCCAGCTCCTCAAGAAATGCAAGCAGTTCTTGTTGAAGATACAGCCAGAAATGTGATGCAGCATGGGGGGGCTGTATCGGGTTTAGCCCCAAACGCTAATTCTGCAACAGAAGCTGCATCTATGTTAGCAAATGTAGAGCAAGAGTCAGAATCAGTAGAGAGTTTTCTATTTATAAATCAAGAATATCAAGAGTTATTATCGACCATATTAGGATTAGAGAATCGCTTTGATGAGCTATGTCTGCATATAGAAAAGTACCGAGATAAGCAACATACTTCTCAAACTAGAAGATCAACAAGAAGAGGAGAAGATTCCTCCTTAGTAGCACAATATCAAGATGTACAGAGAAGAGCAGGGGATTTGCAAGTTGAGTCAGCTTATCTTGTTTCTCTTTTAAGTGATTTACATAAAAAATTTATGGGATCTTCCTATGACGAGGTATGTGAGCGTTTAGGAGAGGGAGGAGAGGCTATTTTATCAGCTATTTCCTCATTAGGGTTAGAATACGACAAAGATAATAACGATTGGAAAATTTCTTCTACAGGATATGTTCCTAGATGTCATGAGTCAATTCGTAGTTTATGTACAAGCATTGAGAAATACGAACCTTCTAGTTCTCAAGCAAGTTCAGAAACTCGATCTCCATTGCGGGAAATTTTTCAGCAATTTGTGGAATTGTGGAATTCCTTGTTAGAAATGTTTGCTAGGCTAAAACAGCGTTTTATCTTTTTCATTTTGTGGTTGATGAGGGTAGTGTATAATCGCTTGGGAAACAGTCAAAGTGTTCCTACTGAGAATCCCTATGCAGCAGCTGCTTTTACTGAGAATAGAGGATTTCAGTCGTCTTCTTCATTAAGGTCTACAATTTCTGGTAGAAGTGATGTGGGAGATGAGGAACAAATTCGTCGTGCAGATTCTTCTTCCACGAGTACGCAGTCACGGAATGAAGAACATACAAAAAATCGTTCGAATAAAGAAGATAAGGACGAGAAGAGTGGAGAAGAAAATAACTAG
- a CDS encoding DUF167 family protein, with protein sequence MDTEYWILEVKVIPRSKENALAGFENDMLRVRVTEAPEKGKANDAIIALLSKELSLSKRDVTLISGSTSRKKKFLLPKVTESIVSQWKREYFKQD encoded by the coding sequence TTGGATACAGAATATTGGATTTTGGAGGTGAAGGTTATCCCAAGATCTAAAGAGAATGCTTTAGCAGGATTTGAAAATGATATGTTGAGAGTCCGTGTTACAGAAGCTCCTGAAAAAGGTAAAGCTAATGATGCTATCATTGCTTTGTTATCTAAGGAGCTTTCTCTTTCTAAACGTGATGTTACGTTAATCTCAGGGAGTACTTCAAGGAAGAAGAAGTTTTTATTGCCTAAGGTTACGGAGTCCATTGTCTCACAATGGAAACGGGAATACTTTAAGCAGGACTAG